Part of the Sphingopyxis sp. 113P3 genome, CTCGCCTTTTCGGCCGCCTTCGTGATCGCGGCCTGTTCGGGCGGCAGCCAGCCCAGTGCCGCCGCCGATACGTCGCTCGACACATCGGGCGCCCAGCCCGCGGCGCCGCTCGCGGCCGCGCCGTTCACGGTGCAGGAGGTTGCGCGCTTTGCCGAGCCCTGGGCCATGACTTTCCTTCCCGGCGGGACCCGGGCGCTTGTGACGGAGCGGGCAGGCAAGCTCAAACTCTGGCAAGCAGGCGGCGCGGCGCGCGAGGTCGCGGGTGTGCCCCAGGTCGCCTATGGCGGCCAGGGCGGCTTTGGCGATGTAATTCTTGGGCCCGATTTTGCCGCAATCGGCACGATTTATCTAAGCTGGGTAGAGGCGGGTGCGAGCGACAGCCTTGGCGCCGTGGTCGGCAAGGCAAAGTTCGTGGACGGGGATACGCCGCGCATCGAAGGGCTCGAAATCATCTGGAAGCAGGACCCCAAGGTTCCTGGCCGCGGCCATTTTTCGCATCGCCTCGCCTTTTCGCCCGATGGCCAATATCTCTTCATTACGTCGGGAGAGCGGCAAAAATTCGACCCCGCCCAGGATATGGACAAAAATCTCGGCAAGATTGTTCGGCTGAAGCCAGACGGCAGCGTTCCCGCCGACAATCCCTTCGCCGACGCCGCGAAGGCGAACGGCGGCGTGACGGCGCAAATCTGGTCGCTCGGTCACCGCAATCTCCTCGGCATCGCCTTCGACGGAGCGGGACAGCTTTGGCAGCAGGAAATGGGCCCGAAGGGCGGCGACGAGGTCAATCTGGTCGAGCGCGGCGCCAATTACGGCTATCCGATCGTATCGAACG contains:
- a CDS encoding PQQ-dependent sugar dehydrogenase, with product MKSFRPLAFSAAFVIAACSGGSQPSAAADTSLDTSGAQPAAPLAAAPFTVQEVARFAEPWAMTFLPGGTRALVTERAGKLKLWQAGGAAREVAGVPQVAYGGQGGFGDVILGPDFAAIGTIYLSWVEAGASDSLGAVVGKAKFVDGDTPRIEGLEIIWKQDPKVPGRGHFSHRLAFSPDGQYLFITSGERQKFDPAQDMDKNLGKIVRLKPDGSVPADNPFADAAKANGGVTAQIWSLGHRNLLGIAFDGAGQLWQQEMGPKGGDEVNLVERGANYGYPIVSNGDHYDGRDIPDHPTRPEFSAPKLWWNPSVSPGGLAWYGGDLYPGWKNSLLMGALSGEGLIRMAIDGDKLHKSDRWDFGARIREVEVNEDGSVWLLTDGKDGKLLKLVPKS